A single window of Topomyia yanbarensis strain Yona2022 unplaced genomic scaffold, ASM3024719v1 HiC_scaffold_42, whole genome shotgun sequence DNA harbors:
- the LOC131695551 gene encoding uncharacterized protein LOC131695551, translating into MQRGRHLNLVLLLAVLGCAQGKNVVDITDYFQDCENGKPLPAIDVSELESLEDDNGNPTLNGKFKIEGDYNDPIKLKVYSKRLKQGTWTNGEISRDIPNLCLLLTSNWEPWYPMSSKMQRKKCPYNAGHVETFDNILMGDMGMDIPDAFSGEWQMYIEATTSRGGEKVTECVRLAFTIKEI; encoded by the exons ATGCAACGTGGTCGTCATTTAAATTTAGTTCTGTTGTTGGCGGTGTTGGGATGTGCACAG GGAAAGAACGTGGTTGACATCACCGACTACTTCCAGGATTGTGAAAATGGGAAGCCACTACCGGCTATTGATGTGAGTGAGCTTGAATCACTGGAGGATGACAACGGAAATCCAACGCTGAACggcaaatttaaaatcgaaggcGACTATAACGATCCAATTAAG CTGAAAGTATATTCCAAACGTTTGAAGCAAGGAACTTGGACCAATGGCGAGATCTCCCGCGATATACCCAACTTGTGTCTCCTGCTGACGAGTAACTGGGAGCCCTGGTATCCGATGTCTAGTAAGATGCAGCGGAAAAAATGTCCCTACAATGCGGGG CACGTTGAAACGTTCGACAATATCCTGATGGGAGACATGGGAATGGACATACCGGATGCATTTTCCGGCGAGTGGCAGATGTATATCGAGGCAACCACCTCGAGAGGAGGCGAGAAGGTTACCGAGTGCGTGAGGCTGGCGTTCACCATCAAGGAAATTTAG